A DNA window from Loxodonta africana isolate mLoxAfr1 chromosome 7, mLoxAfr1.hap2, whole genome shotgun sequence contains the following coding sequences:
- the TMEM9B gene encoding transmembrane protein 9B: MAALWGGLFRLGSMLSLSCLALSVLLLVQLSDAAKNFEDVRCKCICPPYKDNSGHIYNKNISQKDCDCLHVVDPMPVLGPDVEAYCLRCECKYEERSSVTIKVTIIIYLSILGLLLLYMVYLTLVEPILKRRLFGHSQLIQSDDDVGDHQPFANAHDVLARSRSRANVLNKVEYAQQRWKLQVQEQRKSVFDRHVVLS, encoded by the exons ATGGCGGCCCTGTGGGGAGGCCTCTTTCGCCTTGGCTCCATGCTCAGCCTGTCGTGCCTGGCGCTCTCGGTTCTGCTCCTCGTGCAGCTGTCAGACGCCGCCAAG AATTTCGAAGATGTCCGGTGTAAATGTATTTGTCCTCCTTATAAAGATAACTCTGGGCATATTTATAATAAGAACATATCCCAGAAAGATTG TGATTGCCTTCATGTTGTGGACCCCATGCCTGTGCTGGGGCCTGACGTAGAAGCATACTGTCTTCGCTGTGAAtgcaaatatgaggaaagaagcTCTGTTACCAtcaag GTTACCATTATAATTTATCTCTCCATTTTGGGCCTGCTACTTCTGTACATGGTGTATCTTACTTTGGTTGAGCCCATCCTGAAGAGACGCCTCTTTGGACACTCACAGTTGATACAGAGTGATGACGACGTTGGG GATCACCAGCCTTTTGCAAATGCCCACGATGTGCTAGCCCGCTCCCGCAGTCGGGCCAACGTGCTGAACAAGGTAGAATATGCCCAGCAGCGCTGGAAGCTTCAAGTTCAAGAGCAGCGAAAATCTGTCTTTGACCGCCATGTTGTCCTCAGCTAA